The Anaerobacillus sp. CMMVII genomic interval ACATTATATTGATCATATGAGGCCGAAAACAGGGCTAGAAGAGGAAGTATCCTCATATGTTTTGAAATGGGCAGAAACACAGCAATTTATTGAAAAATTAGATGACCTATTGTCGTATATCTTGCCTCATTACAAACGAGAAGGAAAAAGCCAAGTGGTTATCGGAATTGGTTGTACGGGTGGTAAGCATCGTTCTGTGACACTAGCTGAATATTTTGGTAAAAAATATTCACAAGAATACAAAACGTTTATTACACACCGAGACGTTCATAAAGGGAAGGCAAATTAAGTGAAGAAGGCTAATATCGTTGTTATCGGTGGTGGGACGGGTTTGTCAGCCATTTTACGGGGATTGAAAACATTTCCTGTAGATATTACTGCAATTGTTACAGTTGCCGATGATGGTGGTAGCTCAGGGCGCCTTCGCAATGAGCTTGACATCCCACCACCTGGTGATGTTCGCAATGTTCTTGTTGCCCTTTCAGAAGTAGAACCTTTAATTGAAGAGTTATTTCAACACCGCTTTGAAAACGGTCATGGATTATCTGGCCATTCGCTAGGTAATCTATTATTAGCAGGAATGACTTCGATTACTGGAGATTTTGCCAAAGGAGTACATGAACTTAGCAAGGTTTTAAATGTCCGTGGCAAAGTACTCCCAGCTGCCAATCAAAGCATTGTTTTGAAGGCGGAAATGTGTGATGGGAGTATCGTTGTTGGTGAATCAACGATTCCTAAAATAGGAAAAAAAATAAAACGTGTCTTTCTTACCCCTGAGGATGCGAAACCTTTAAACGAGACGCTCCTTGCGATTCGAAACGCGGATCTGATTGTTATTGGGCCGGGAAGTCTGTATACTAGTGTTCTTCCAAACTTACTCGTTCCGGGGATCGCCAATGAAGTAAAAAAGGCCCAGGCTCGAAAAGTCTATATATGTAACGTCATGACGCAGCCCGGAGAAACAGATAACTATACAGCGAGTAATCATGTGCAGGCATTAATTGACCATGTAGGTGCAGGTATTATAGATACAATTATTGTGAATGATCAAGCAATAGATAAGCAATATCTTGAACAATATGAAAAGAAGGAGCAAAGGACGTTCTTTTTGATAAAATAGAGCTTCAAAAACTCCCGTACCAAATTGTCGCCGATCAATTATTAATTTATCGTGAAAACTACCTGCGTCACGACGCAATTAAACTTTCACGAGTATTATTATCATTATTATAGTGTAGAGTTTATAGTTTAGAGTGTAAAGTCTTGCGGGCAATAGCTTCGGAGCTTAACCCAGAGCACTCTCAACTTTCAACTCTACACTCTACACTAAAAAGGGGGTCTTGCCTTGTCTTCTTTCGCTGCTATGACAAAAAAAGAATTGACGCAATTGGATGCAGATGGATGCTGTGCAGAGGCGGAATTAGCTGCCCTCATACGAATGAATGGTTCAATATCTTTCAGTAATAAACAATTAGTACTAGATATAATAACCGAAAATGCTGCTATTGCAAGGCGAATTTATACATTAATAAAGAAAACGTTTCCAGTTCATGTCGAACTTCTTGTTCGAAAAAAGATGCGCCTAAAGAAAAATAATGTCTATTTGGTGAGGATTTCACAAGAAGCGCAGAAACTTTTAGCCAAATTAGGTATTATGGAAGAGGGCTTTCAGTTTATCAGAAAAATTTCTGATGACATTAAAAATAACGGTTGTTGTAAGCGGGCCTATTTACGGGGGGCCTTTCTTGCGGGAGGTTCAGTTAATCACCCTGAGACATCATCCTATCATTTAGAGGTTTTTTCTCTTTATGAGGAGCACAATGAATCGCTTTGTGAATTGGCAAATTCCTATGACTTGAATGCAAAAATTCTCGAAAGAAAAAAAGGGTTTATTATCTATATCAAAGAAGGTGAGAAGATCACCGAATTCTTAAATATCATTGGGGCCCATCAAGCACTACTTTTTTTCGAGGATGTAAGGATCATGAAAGACATGAGGAATTCAGTTAACCGACTCGTTAATTGTGAAACCGCTAACTTAAACAAAACAGTTGGGGCGGCAATGCGCCAGGTCGAAAACATCCGTTTTATCCAGCGTGAAGTTGGTCTGGGGATCCTACCAGAGAAGCTAAGAGAAATTGCCGAGCTTCGGGTCCAGCATCAAGATGTGACATTAAAAGAATTAGGTGAAATGGTCACTACAGGCAAGGTAAGTAAGTCTGGTGTGAACCATCGCCTGAGAAAAATTGATGAATTTGCAAATAAACTTCGAAATGGTGAACCCGAATATAACTTTTAAACGTAAAAGTGAGTATGAAATTGCGATTTAAATTGTATGAATGGTAAATAATGATGATAAAGAAACTAGGAGGAGAAGGAAATGGTAGAAAAAGCTGTCGTAGTTAAACGCAAGGCTGGCTTACAAGCAAGACCTGCAGCACTATTTGTTCAAGAAGCAAATAAATTTAGTTCAGATATTTTCATTGAAAAAGAAGGTAGAAAAGTGAACGCAAAAAGCATCATGGGGATTATGAGCTTAGCGGTTGCAACAGGAAAAGAAATCACGATCATCACAGAAGGTAAAGACGAAACAGAGGCATTAACAGCTCTTGTGGCGTTTGTGGAGAAGGAAGAATAAAGTGTAGGTTTGAGTTAAGAGTGTTGAGTGTTGAGTTACGTGGGATAAAGCTCCGTAGCATCTACTCACATTAACTCAAAACTCAAAACAAAAAGCTAGGTCACCCGACCTAGCTTTTTTCATGCCTTATTTCTTCTGTGTAATTACTTCATCAATCATGCCGTATTCTTTGGCTTTTTCTGCGGTCATGAAGTTGTCACGCTCTGTATCACGTTCAATTACTTCAAGTGGTTGACCAGTGCGCTCAGCTAAAATTTCATTTAACTTCTCACGCATTTCAATGATACGCTTTGCATGGATTTGGATGTCAGTCGCTTGCCCTTGTGCACCGCCAAGTGGTTGATGGATCATCACTTCACTATTTGGTAGGGAATAACGCTTGCCTTTTTCACCAGCAGCTAATAAGAATGCACCCATTGATGCTGCCATCCCGATGCAGATTGTTGATACTTTTGGTTTGATAAATTGCATTGTGTCGTAAATAGCCATACCAGCTGTAATCGACCCACCAGGGCTATTAATGTATAAAGAAATATCTTTGTCAGGATCTTCAGCTGCTAAGAATAGTAGCTGAGCAACAATTGAGTTTGCCACATTGTCATCGATGGCACTACCTAGCATAATGATACGATCCTTTAATAAGCGCGAATAAATGTCATAAGCGCGCTCTCCGCGGTTAGTTTGTTCAATAACTGTAGGGATTAAATTCATAGTGTACTTCTCCTCCTTAAAATTTTTTCGATAAACTTAGTGTATGTATATCATAATCTAAAGGTCAGTGAAGGTCAAAGGATTTACACTGAGAATAGATGTCTAGTTTCTGCACCTAGGGGCGCATCCACTAATAGTATAAGTTCGATGACGATTCCTATTTTCCTGCTTCCAACCTGCCCTCATTTTTAATACATATTCATCTTAACCGAAACTATACAATTTAAACCAACTAAATTTTTCAGTTTAATTACATTTCGCTAATACGTTATTGCGTCATAAAAAAGTTACCAATAGTACCATCAAATATATGTAGATGATTAGTAGTAGCTTATGAGAAAATGGTAGAGTGATTCATGTTAAGTTAAAACTTTCTGAGCAAATGTTGATTCTTCTCGCATTAAGACGAGGGAACATAGAATATAAATAAAATTGTAACCGTTTACAATAGGTGGATAATAACGCTTCACTGAACACTTTAAACATAGTATGATAGATTTTAGGGGAGGTTGAGTAATGAATATGGACTTCGGTTTGTACCAACAACAGTCAATGAAGCTAGTCATGACAAACGAATTGCGCCAAGCAATTTCCATTTTGCAATATTCAACACACGAATTATTGTCTTTTATTGAAGAGCAACAATTGGAAAATCCTCTACTCGAAGTGAAAGAAAAAATAAATGAAGTTCGAACTCGTAAAGAATTTGACGCTGATTATGAAAAAGTAGATGTATGGAAAACCTATGATGGTGAGTATACATCACCACTTGATTATTTAAGCAAAAATGACGTCAGTCTTCAGGACCATTTATTATCTCAAATTCGCTTCATGCCAATAGCAGCAACTGAAAAAAGGGTGCTAGTTTACCTTATCCATTCATTAGATGAAAATGGGTATTTTATAGGAGATATAGAGGAAGTTGCTACACATTTTTCGATTAAAGATGAGATTGCTTTATTTTGCCTAAACGTCTTGCAATCACTCGATCCTGTAGGGGTCGGCGCGAGATCACTGCAAGAGTGCCTACTTCTTCAATTAAGAAAGCTTGCGAACCGCAATCCCGTTGCTGAACAAATCGTAGAGAATTACTTGACGATGTTTGCTAATAAAAAATGGAAAGAAATTGCTAAAGAGCTTTCAATTACTCTTGAAGAAATACAGTCTGTCGCAGATCTCATTCAAACTTTACAGCCTAAACCAGGCTCGATCTATAATGTAGAACCACAAACCTACATTAGTCCCGATGTTTTTATTGAGCTAATCGATGGCAAGTTTTTTATTACGATGAATGATTATCTTCTTCCAAATGTTTCGATCAGTCGCCATTATGAAGAGTTACTTCAAAAGGCCACAGATGAACAAGCGCAAAAATATGTTCAGCAAAAGCATCAACAAATTTTATGGCTATTAAAAAGCATCGATCAACGTCAACAAACCTTACTGAAAGTAACGGAAGCTATCGCCAAATACCAAGAAGATTTCTTTAAATTTGGTTACGAATATTTAAAGCCTTTAACACTAAAGGAAGTTGCTGCTGACATCGACATGCACGAATCAACCGTTAGCCGCGTCACAACTCAAAAATATGTTCAAACCCCCCGAGGTTTGTTTGAATTAAAGTATTTCTTTAGTTCCAGCTTAAAAGGTGAGGGTGGAGTTTCAGCATCATCACTCTCAGTAAAAGAACTTATAAAGAAAATAGTTGATCAAGAGAATAAGCAAAAACCACTCTCAGATCAAAAAATTGTCTCAATTCTCGAAAATGAGCATTCCATTGAAGTATCACGACGAACCGTCACAAAATACCGTGAAGAACTACACATCCCATCGTCATCGAAGAGGAAACGATTTTAGATTTGAGTTGTGAGTGTTGAGTTATGAGTTGCTTTTAGCAGTGACTACGAAGCAATGCTCTAAAAAAACTATACACTCAAAACTCATCACTGATATATGGAGGTACCATGAAAGTTACGTATTATACAAAGGAAAATTGCTCGTTATGCGAGAAAGGGCTGTTAGTATTAGAGGCCATCAAGAAGGATTTCCCTTTAGAGATCGAATTAGTTGATATCTATAAAGACGATGCCCTTTTAGAAAAGTACCAAATTATGATCCCAGTGGTCGAAATCAACGGAGAAGAAGTAGACTTCGGAATTCTTTCCGAAGCAAAAATCCGATCGTACTTAAAGAGTTTATAGTTTAGAGTGTAGAGTTAAGAGTTCTTGAATGCTGATTCAAGAAGAAGCAAAAGCCCGTACAACTCTACATTCATAAGGGGTTTGAGCTGTCGGGGGGCAAAGCTCCGGAGCAAGTCTCTCAAGACTCTACACTCTACACTTTAAACTCTACACTATATAAAGCGCTTTCAATTGTGACATTTCAAAAAATAGTGTAAATAGGCTTGATATCAAATAAATTCCTTGTTACACTTACATTGTAATAAGGAATTTGTTTTATTTTCCTGGAACTTGGAAAACGATGCTTTCGTGTAAAATTTGCGAAAGGTTGCGTTTTTCTAATTTTTTAACCCTTATGGGACACAATATGTCTATGAGGGACGTTGTAAGTCCCGAATATACATAGACAAAACGATAAGGGGATTATTATGAGGTTATTATTAGACATTCAGAAAAAATTATTACCTGACCTCCTAGAAGTTTTAGGTAGCCGTTTTCGGATCTTACGATTGATCCGCTTGATGCAACCGATTGGTCGCAGAAGCTTAGCAACAACTTTAGGAATGTCTGAACGAGTTTTACGTAGTGAAGTGACATTTTTAAAAGAACAGGGCTTAATCGATATGGCGACATCAGGGATGACGCTAACCGATGAAGGGAAAAGTGTTCTCAGCAAACTAGAGGAAGTCATGAGTGATGTGTTTGACTTGAAAAATGTTGAGGATGAGCTCAAGCAATGTCTAGGTCTTTCTGAAGTCATTGTGGTACCAGGTGATAGTGATGAGGCTCCTTGGGTCAAAAAGGAAATGGGCCGTGCTACTGTTCAATTGATGAAACGGCATTTAGCTGGTGAGGAAACGAAAATCGTTGCCTTGACTGGTGGGAGTACCATTGCTTCAGTGGCGGAGATGATGACTCCGGATAGTGAAATGAAAGAAACATTATTTGTACCAGCGCGTGGTGGTCTTG includes:
- the rpoN gene encoding RNA polymerase factor sigma-54, whose protein sequence is MNMDFGLYQQQSMKLVMTNELRQAISILQYSTHELLSFIEEQQLENPLLEVKEKINEVRTRKEFDADYEKVDVWKTYDGEYTSPLDYLSKNDVSLQDHLLSQIRFMPIAATEKRVLVYLIHSLDENGYFIGDIEEVATHFSIKDEIALFCLNVLQSLDPVGVGARSLQECLLLQLRKLANRNPVAEQIVENYLTMFANKKWKEIAKELSITLEEIQSVADLIQTLQPKPGSIYNVEPQTYISPDVFIELIDGKFFITMNDYLLPNVSISRHYEELLQKATDEQAQKYVQQKHQQILWLLKSIDQRQQTLLKVTEAIAKYQEDFFKFGYEYLKPLTLKEVAADIDMHESTVSRVTTQKYVQTPRGLFELKYFFSSSLKGEGGVSASSLSVKELIKKIVDQENKQKPLSDQKIVSILENEHSIEVSRRTVTKYREELHIPSSSKRKRF
- a CDS encoding glutaredoxin family protein, which gives rise to MKVTYYTKENCSLCEKGLLVLEAIKKDFPLEIELVDIYKDDALLEKYQIMIPVVEINGEEVDFGILSEAKIRSYLKSL
- a CDS encoding sugar-binding transcriptional regulator, which produces MRLLLDIQKKLLPDLLEVLGSRFRILRLIRLMQPIGRRSLATTLGMSERVLRSEVTFLKEQGLIDMATSGMTLTDEGKSVLSKLEEVMSDVFDLKNVEDELKQCLGLSEVIVVPGDSDEAPWVKKEMGRATVQLMKRHLAGEETKIVALTGGSTIASVAEMMTPDSEMKETLFVPARGGLGEQVENQANTICATMATKAMGHYRLLHVPDQLSSDSYSSLIEEPKIKEILNLIRSASLVVHGIGEAKTMAERRSSSQEVLQNLHEKEAVAEAFGYYFNKNGDIIHRVLTIGLQLEDVMHSKVVVAVAGGASKAQAISAFLKQETSNILVTDEGAAKVLLQLHS
- a CDS encoding HPr family phosphocarrier protein, which translates into the protein MVEKAVVVKRKAGLQARPAALFVQEANKFSSDIFIEKEGRKVNAKSIMGIMSLAVATGKEITIITEGKDETEALTALVAFVEKEE
- the whiA gene encoding DNA-binding protein WhiA; protein product: MTKKELTQLDADGCCAEAELAALIRMNGSISFSNKQLVLDIITENAAIARRIYTLIKKTFPVHVELLVRKKMRLKKNNVYLVRISQEAQKLLAKLGIMEEGFQFIRKISDDIKNNGCCKRAYLRGAFLAGGSVNHPETSSYHLEVFSLYEEHNESLCELANSYDLNAKILERKKGFIIYIKEGEKITEFLNIIGAHQALLFFEDVRIMKDMRNSVNRLVNCETANLNKTVGAAMRQVENIRFIQREVGLGILPEKLREIAELRVQHQDVTLKELGEMVTTGKVSKSGVNHRLRKIDEFANKLRNGEPEYNF